In Erigeron canadensis isolate Cc75 chromosome 1, C_canadensis_v1, whole genome shotgun sequence, a single window of DNA contains:
- the LOC122581269 gene encoding uncharacterized protein YMR315W, translating to MGHPPVGIAIIGAGIFVKSQYLPRLAEISNLVLLKAIWSRSQKSSNEAVDIAQKVFPNVECKYGDDGLDQIIRDPDIVGVIVALAGQIQVDMSLKLLKAGKHVLQEKPAASSISEVETALSSYISLYNNPSDQPIWAVAENYRFEPAFVESSKLVSEIGKMMSVQVIIEGSMNSSNPYFSSSWRRNFTGGFILDMGVHYIAGLRMLVGCEVASVSATTSHMDTTLPPPDTISSLFQLENGCSGVFVMLVSSKSPKIVWRVAGLNGTVQVERGNKDGRHGYVVTLFTANGEIKSTFYSFAGVTEELKAFLSDISRATLEHKGCKIEAEARCSYVEGARDVAVLDAMLESGMNQGASIKVKKF from the exons ATGGGTCATCCACCAGTTGGGATCGCGATAATAGGTGCCGGAATATTCGTGAAATCTCAGTATCTTCCCAGGCTGGCCGAGATCTCCAACCTCGTCCTTCTCAAAGCTATTTGGAGCCGTTCTCAg AAATCCTCAAATGAGGCTGTTGACATTGCTCAGAAAGTATTTCCAAATGTGGAGTGTAAGTATGGAGATGATGGGCTTGATCAAATTATTCGAGATCCCGATATTGTCGGTGTCATTGTTGCTCTTGCTGGCCAAATTCAG GTTGATATGTCATTAAAGCTTCTGAAGGCAGGAAAGCATGTTCTTCAAG AGAAACCAGCTGCTTCTT CCATCAGTGAAGTGGAAACTGCATTATCAAGCTATATTTCTCTCTACAACAATCCATCTGATCAACCCATATGGGCTGTTGCAGAAAATTACCGATTTGAGCCTGCCTTTGTAGAG AGCAGTAAGTTGGTGTCTGAAATTGGAAAGATGATGAGCGTTCAAGTAATCATCGAAGGATCAATGAACAGTTCAAATCCTTACTTCTCAAGTTCATGGAGGCGCAACTTTACT GGAGGATTCATTCTAGACATGGGTGTACATTACATCGCAGGTTTAAGAATG CTTGTTGGATGCGAGGTAGCTTCAGTTTCAGCTACGACATCTCATATGGATACAACTCTGCCCCCACCAGATACCATATCTTCTTTATT TCAACTGGAGAACGGGTGTTCTGGAGTATTTGTGATGTTGGTATCCTCGAAATCACCAAAG ATTGTGTGGCGAGTTGCTGGTTTGAATGGGACAGTGCAAGTTGAACGAGGAAACAAAGATGGACGACATGGTTATGTG GTCACTCTTTTTACTGCCAATGGAGAAATAAAAAGTACCTTCTATTCATTCGCAGGGGTGACCGAAGAACTGAAAGCATTTTTAAGTGACATATCAAGGGCCACCCTTGAG CACAAGGGTTGTAAGATTGAAGCTGAAGCTCGATGCTCGTATGTTGAAGGTGCTCGAGATGTTGCAGTTCTGGATGCAATGCTTGAATCTGGAATGAATCAAGGAGCCTCAATCAAGGTGAAAAAGTTTTAA